The DNA region gaccagaactacgcacagtgctccgagtgtggtctaaccaaggttctatactagtttaactgaggtccctcatccctggaaccattctgggaaatctcctccgcaccctctcagaGACCctgcacatccttcctaaagagtgcgGGGGCCCAGAatcagacacaatactccagctggggtctaacccgGTTTATCGTGACTCCTGCTTAAGACCAAACGCCCCCCACTCCAGGATTCAAACCGGAGTATCAAACAACAGGAATGATAATACTGGTGCGAAGGATCGATCGGAGTCCCCGGGCGGGGTCCAGGACCTGAGGTTCAACAGCTGCCCGCTTGGCagccccccctcacccactcaccaAGCATCCTCTTGTGCTCCTGCACCGTGTCGTAAAGGCTCTGCAGCTGTTGGTACTTGTCCTGGAGACGGCCCTTGCTCTCCTCCAGCCGCGGCTGGAGCTCCAGGTTCTCCTCGGCCAGGCTGCGGTTGGCTGCCAGGAACATCTCCCGTTCCAGCTGGAGGTTCTGCACCTGagggaacaggaggcggagaggGTGATCCGGCCCCGGGGCCGAGGAGGGAGACGGCGGAGAGCCCCTTGGCGGGGGAATTATCTCCAAGAGATGGCacgcggaggagagggagaggggggggggggggagaggagggagagggagagggggggagaggaggagagggagagggggggagaggaggagagggagagggggggagaggaggagagggagagggggggagaggaggagagggagagggggggagaggaggagagggagagggggggagaggaggagagggagagggggggagaggaggagaggagaggggggggagaggaggagagggagaggggggagaggaggagagggagagggggggagaggaggagagggagaggggggggagaggaggagagggagagggggggagaggaggagagggagaggggggggagaggaggagagggagagggggggagaggaggagagggagagggggggagaggaggagagggagagggggggagaggaggagagggagaggggggggagaggaggagagggagagggggggagaggaggagagggagaggggggggagaggaggagagggagaggggggggagaggaggagagggagaggggggggagaggaggagagggagagggggggagaggaggagagggagaggggggggagaggaggagagggagagggggggagaggaggagagggagagggggggagaggaggagagggagagggggggagaggaggagagggagaggggggagagaggaggggggaggagaggagaggggggggagaggaggagagggagagggggggagaggaggagagggagagggggggagaggaggagagggagagggggggagaggaggagagggagagggggggagaggaggagagggagagggggggagaggaggagagggagagggggggagaggaggagagggagagggggggagaggaggagagggagagggggggagaggaggagagggagagggggggagaggaggagagggagagggggggagaggaggagaggagaggggggggagaggaggagagggagagggggggagaggaggagagggagagggggggagaggaggagagggagagggggggagaggaggagagggagaggggggggagaggaggagaggggagaggggggggagaggaggagagggagagggggggggagaggaggagagggagaggggggggagaggaggagagggagagggggggggagaggaggagagggagagggggggagaggaggagagggagaggggggggagaggaggagagggagagggggggagaggaggagagggagagggggggagaggaggagagggagagggggggagaggaggagagggagagggggggagaggaggagagggagagggggggagaggaggagagggagagggggggagaggaggagagggagagggggggagaggaggagagggagagggggggagaggaggagaggagaggggggggagaggaggagagggagagggggggagaggaggagagggagagggggggagaggaggagagggagagggggggagaggaggagagggagaggggggggagaggaggagagggagagggggggagaggaggagaggagagggggggggagaggaggagagggagagggggggagaggaggagagggagagggggggggagaggaggagagggagaggggggggagaggaggagagggagaggggggggagaggaggagagggagagggggggagaggaggagagggagagggggggagaggaggagagggagagggggggagaggaggagagggagagggggggagaggaggagagggagaggggggggagaggaggagagggagagggggggagaggaggagagggagagggggggagaggaggagagggagagggggggagaggaggagagggagagggggggagaggaggagagggagagggggggagaggaggagagggaggggggggagaggaggagagggagagggggggagaggaggagagggagagggggggagaggaggagagggagagggggggagaggaggagagggagagggggggagaggaggagagggagagggggggagaggaggagagggagagggggggagaggaggagagggagagggggggagaggaggagagggagagggggggagaggaggagagggagagggggggagaggaggagagggagagggggggagaggaggagagggagagggggggagaggaggagagggagagggggggagaggaggagagggagagggggggagaggaggagagggagaggggggagaggaggagagggagagggggggagaggaggagagggagagggggggagaggaggagagggagagggggggagaggaggagagggagagggggggagaggaggagagggagagggggggagaggaggagagggagagggggggagaggaggagagggagagggggggagagaggaggagagggagagggggggagaggaggagagggagagggggggagaggaggagagggagagggggggagaggaggagagggagagggggggagagaggaggagagggagagggggggagaggaggagagggagagggggggagaggaggagagggagagggggggagaggaggagagggagagggggggagaggaggagagggagagggggggagaggaggagagggagagggggggagaggaggagagggagaggggggggagagaggagagggagagggggggagaggaggagaggagggagaggggggggagaggaggagagggagaggagaggaggagagggagaggagaggaggagagggagagggagaggagaggaggagagggagagggggggagaggaggagagggagagggggggagaggaggagagggagagggggggagaggaggagagggagagggggggagaggaggagagggagagggggggagaggaggagagggagagggggggagaggaggagagggagagggggggagaggaggagagggagagggggggagaggaggagagggagagggggggagaggaggagagggagaggggggggagaggaggagagggagagggggggagaggaggagagggagaggggggggagaggaggagagggagagggggggagaggaggagagggagagggggggagaggaggagagggagagggggggagaggaggagagggagagggggggagaggaggagagggagagggggggagaggaggagagggagagggggggagaggaggagagggagagggggggagaggaggagagggagagggggggagaggaggagagggagaggaggggagaggaggagagggagaggaggggagagggggggagaggaggagagggagaggagaggaggagagggagaggggggggagaggaggagagggagaggggggggagaggaggagagggagaggggggggagaggaggagagggaggggggggagaggaggaggagagggagaggggggggagaggaggagagggaagagggggggggagaggaggagagggagagggggggggagaggaggagagggagaggggggggagaggaggagagggagggggggggggagaggaggagagggagagggggggggagaggaggagagggagagggggggggagaggaggagagggagaggggggggggagaggaggagagggagaggggggggggagaggaggagagggagagggggggggagaggaggagagggagagggggggggagaggaggagagggagagggggggggagaggaggagagggagagggggggggagaggaggagagggagagggggggggagaggaggagagggagaggggggggggagaggaggagagggagagggggggggagaggaggagagggagagggggggggagaggaggagagggagagggggggggagaggaggagagggagagggggggggagaggaggagagggagagggggggggagaggaggagagggagagggggggggagaggaggagagggagagggggggggagaggaggagagggagagggggggagaggaggagaggaggagggggggagaggaggagagggagaggggggggagaggaggagagggagagggggggagaggaggagagggagagggggggagaggaggagagggagagggggggagaggaggagagggagagggggggagaggaggagagggagagggggggagagggagagggggggagaggaggagagggagagggggggagaggaggagagggagagggggggagaggaggagagggagagggggggagaggaggagagggagagggggggaggaggaggagagggagagggagagggggggagaggaggagagggagagggggggagaggaggagagggacgagggggggagaggaggagagggagagggggggagaggaggagagggagagggggggagaggaggagagggagagggggggagaggaggagagggagagggggggagaggaggagagggagagggggggagaggaggagagggagagggggggagaggaggagagggagaggggggagaggaggagagggagagggggggagaggaggagagggggggagaggaggagagggagagggggggagaggaggagagggagagggggggagaggaggagagggagagggggggagaggaggagagggagagggggggagaggaggagagggagagggggggagaggaggagagggagagggggggagaggaggagagggggggagaggaggagagggggggagaggaggagagggggggagaggaggagagggggggagaggaggagagggggggagaggaggagaggtagagggggggagaggaggagaggtagaggggggggagaggaggagagggagagggggggagaggaggagagggagagggggggagaggaggagagggagagggggggagaggaggagagggagagggggggagaggaggagagggagagggggggagaggaggagagggagagggggggagaggaggagagggagagggggggagaggaggagagggagagggggggagaggaggagagggagagggggggagaggaggagagggagaggggggggagcaggaggagagggaagagggggggagaggaggagagggagagggggggggagaggaggagagggagaggggggggagaggaggagagggagagggggggagaggaggagagggagaggggggagaggaggagagggagagggggggagaggaggagagggagagggggggagaggaggagagggagagggggggagaggaggagagggagagggggggagaggaggagagggagagggggggagaggaggagagggagaggggggggagaggaggagagggagagggggggagaggaggagagggagaggggggggagaggaggagagggagagggggggagaggaggagagggagaggggggggagaggaggagagggagagggggggagaggaggagaggagagggggggagaggaggagagggaagagggggggagaggaggagagggagagggggggagaggaggagagggagagggggggagaggaggagagggagagggggggagaggaggagagggagaggggggagaggaggagaggagagggggggagaggaggagagggtgagggggggagaggaggagagggagaggggggggagaggaggagaggagagggggggggagaggaggagagggagaggggggggagaggaggagagggagagggggggagaggaggagagggagagggggggagaggaggagagggagagggggggagaggaggagagggagagggggggagaggaggagagggagagggggggagaggaggagagggagagggggggagaggaggagagggagagggggggagaggaggagagggagagggggggagaggaggagagggagagggggggagaggaggagagggagagggagagggagaggggaggaggagagggagaggggagaactgCAGAGCGAGACAGAGTGAACAAACGACCGGCCCCACGGTTGAGAAGCCCCTCTGACACTCACTGCCGAGACGGGTGAACAGCCACCCGCAGACCTCGTCCCCTGCCCTGCACCGGCGAGCCAGTGTGACAACGGCATTCCTCCTGGCCTGTCACCACGAGCTGCAGAATGCAGTCTGCTGGTTCCCGTCCGGTTGCACCGGCCCCGAGGTGCTTCAAACAGGGCGGAGA from Heptranchias perlo isolate sHepPer1 unplaced genomic scaffold, sHepPer1.hap1 HAP1_SCAFFOLD_729, whole genome shotgun sequence includes:
- the LOC137318754 gene encoding vacuolar protein sorting-associated protein 37C-like, which produces METLQSVSLVNKLRGLSQEGLEEILNSAEQQEAMTLDSEEVQNLQLEREMFLAANRSLAEENLELQPRLEESKGRLQDKYQQLQSLYDTVQEHKRML
- the LOC137318757 gene encoding uncharacterized protein, which codes for PSPPLPPSPSPPLPPSPSPPLPPSPSPPLPPSPSPPLPPSPSPPLPPSPSPPLPPSPSPPLPPSPSPPLPPSPSPPLPPSPSPPLPPSPSPPLPPSPSPPLPPSPSPPLPPSPSPPLPPSPSPPLPPLP